Proteins encoded by one window of Lasioglossum baleicum chromosome 4, iyLasBale1, whole genome shotgun sequence:
- the LOC143207824 gene encoding uncharacterized protein LOC143207824 isoform X3, whose product MHVNMEIVFLALWTSLMLPLAVSTTRELLDCRANLTTAIRNDTMFLKKVRQADYIFTGKIKDLRGGHLHVRVKRAIKGVLNATLDLALNDTCGRYMRRSYTGIFMARHDNGFGDRRHADRIVMHFGPVPLTLANLDRLNAAVKGMNPVTMSICILGTY is encoded by the coding sequence ATGCACGTCAACATGGAGATCGTGTTCCTCGCGTTGTGGACCAGCTTGATGCTGCCACTCGCTGTTTCGACGACACGCGAGCTTCTGGATTGTCGGGCTAACTTGACCACTGCCATCCGGAACGATACTATGTTTCTGAAGAAGGTCCGCCAGGCGGACTACATTTTCACCGGAAAAATTAAGGATCTTAGGGGCGGACACTTGCACGTGCGCGTCAAGAGGGCGATCAAGGGTGTGCTCAACGCCACCCTCGATCTAGCGCTCAATGACACCTGTGGACGCTACATGCGACGCAGTTACACCGGCATCTTCATGGCCCGACATGACAACGGATTCGGTGATCGTCGGCATGCGGACAGAATCGTGATGCACTTCGGACCTGTGCCGCTCACGCTCGCGAACTTGGATAGACTGAACGCTGCTGTTAAAG